In one Sphingobium sp. MI1205 genomic region, the following are encoded:
- a CDS encoding adenylosuccinate synthase codes for MANVTVIGAQWGDEGKGKIVDWLSERADVVARFQGGHNAGHTLVVGEKVYKLSLLPSGIVRGTLSVIGNGVVLDPWHFRDEVAKLKGQGVEITPDNLQIAETCPLILPFHRDLDGLREDASGAGKIGTTRRGIGPAYEDKVGRRAIRVCDLAHLDDLGPQLDRLTAHHDALRAGFNEAPIDRDALMAELRDIAAFILPFVKPVWLTLNKAKAEGKRILFEGAQGTLLDIDHGTYPFVTSSNTVAGTAASGTGLGPSGAGFVLGITKAYTTRVGSGPFPTEQENDIGQRLGERGHEFGTVTGRKRRCGWFDAVLVRQSVAVSGVTGIALTKLDVLDGFETLKICVGYKIGDQSFDYLPAHAQDQAKAVPVYEDIEGWQDTTAGARSWADLPAQAIKYIRRIEELIGCPVTLVSTSPEREDTILVRDPFAD; via the coding sequence GTGGCAAATGTTACCGTGATCGGCGCCCAGTGGGGTGACGAAGGCAAGGGCAAGATCGTCGACTGGCTGTCGGAACGCGCCGATGTCGTCGCCCGCTTCCAGGGCGGCCATAATGCCGGTCACACGCTGGTCGTCGGCGAAAAAGTCTACAAGCTCTCGCTGCTCCCCTCGGGCATCGTGCGCGGCACGCTGTCGGTCATCGGCAATGGCGTGGTGCTGGACCCCTGGCACTTCCGGGATGAAGTCGCGAAGCTCAAGGGGCAGGGCGTCGAAATCACGCCCGACAATCTCCAGATCGCCGAAACCTGCCCGCTGATCCTGCCTTTCCACCGCGACCTCGACGGCCTGCGCGAGGACGCATCGGGCGCTGGCAAGATCGGCACCACCCGCCGCGGCATTGGTCCGGCCTATGAGGACAAGGTCGGCCGCCGCGCCATCCGCGTCTGCGACCTTGCCCATCTCGACGATCTCGGGCCGCAGCTCGACCGCCTGACCGCGCACCATGACGCGTTGCGCGCCGGGTTCAACGAAGCGCCGATCGACCGCGACGCCCTGATGGCGGAACTGCGCGACATCGCCGCTTTCATCCTGCCCTTCGTGAAGCCCGTCTGGCTGACGCTCAACAAGGCGAAGGCGGAAGGCAAGCGCATCCTGTTCGAAGGTGCGCAGGGCACGCTGCTCGACATCGACCACGGCACCTATCCATTCGTCACCTCGTCCAACACGGTCGCGGGCACGGCGGCGAGCGGCACTGGCCTTGGCCCCAGCGGCGCAGGCTTCGTCCTTGGCATTACCAAGGCCTACACCACCCGCGTCGGCTCCGGGCCTTTCCCGACCGAGCAGGAAAACGACATTGGCCAGCGCCTTGGCGAACGCGGCCATGAATTCGGCACCGTCACCGGCCGCAAGCGCCGCTGCGGCTGGTTCGACGCCGTGCTGGTGCGCCAGTCGGTCGCGGTTTCCGGCGTCACCGGCATCGCGCTCACCAAGCTCGACGTACTCGACGGCTTCGAAACGCTCAAGATCTGCGTCGGCTACAAGATCGGCGACCAGAGCTTCGACTATCTGCCCGCCCATGCGCAGGACCAGGCGAAGGCCGTGCCCGTCTACGAGGATATCGAAGGCTGGCAGGACACCACGGCGGGCGCGCGCAGCTGGGCGGACCTGCCTGCGCAGGCGATCAAATATATCCGCCGCATCGAGGAACTGATCGGCTGCCCGGTCACGCTCGTCTCCACCAGCCCCGAGCGCGAGGATACCATCCTCGTGCGCGATCCGTTCGCGGACTGA
- a CDS encoding NADPH-dependent FMN reductase, with amino-acid sequence MALDILILYGSYRRGRMGIRLADYLVTGFQDLGHKAELVDAMAVNLPMLDQRYSDYPPGEAPTAMAALAERLTAADAFVFVAGEYNRGVQPGLKNLVDHYLKEFDRRPAGIASYSAGRYAGVNSHASWTVTLSAMGMTVIPERLSVGQIGQTLDEQGRPQGDGGAALDRGFAGFAKNLIWWAEAAKAAR; translated from the coding sequence ATGGCACTAGACATCCTCATCCTCTACGGCTCCTATCGGCGTGGCCGCATGGGCATCCGCCTCGCCGACTATCTCGTCACCGGCTTCCAGGATCTTGGCCACAAGGCTGAACTGGTTGACGCGATGGCGGTCAATCTCCCCATGCTCGACCAGCGTTACAGCGATTATCCGCCCGGCGAAGCACCCACCGCCATGGCCGCATTGGCCGAACGTCTCACCGCCGCCGACGCCTTCGTCTTTGTCGCGGGCGAATATAATCGCGGGGTGCAGCCCGGCCTTAAAAATCTGGTCGATCATTATCTCAAGGAGTTCGACCGCCGCCCCGCCGGCATCGCCAGCTATTCAGCGGGCCGCTATGCCGGGGTGAACAGCCACGCCAGCTGGACAGTGACGCTTTCCGCCATGGGCATGACCGTCATTCCAGAGCGGCTGAGTGTCGGTCAGATCGGCCAGACACTCGATGAACAGGGCAGGCCGCAGGGCGATGGCGGCGCAGCGCTCGATCGGGGCTTCGCGGGCTTTGCCAAAAACCTCATCTGGTGGGCGGAAGCGGCCAAGGCGGCGCGCTGA
- a CDS encoding extensin family protein — translation MNERAWGKVALRGVGQAGLLALSFALASCGGDLVPRGRVERPSKPIKNKGSFAQPSMELRQCLVKLQSQSVLFTPLPDQNFGGGCSARGSVKLIDIGVPATNLGAMTCNLAANFAAWTRYGVQPAARLILGAEIERIETFGTYNCRPIAGSGKLSEHALSNAVDVSAFVLSDGRRITIEQGWNGDRPTRQFLEIVRASACKRFRTVLSPDYNDAHRDHFHFDMGGSGGFCR, via the coding sequence ATGAACGAGCGGGCTTGGGGAAAAGTGGCTTTACGCGGCGTGGGTCAGGCGGGTTTGCTGGCGCTGAGTTTCGCGCTGGCGTCCTGTGGCGGCGACCTGGTGCCGCGCGGGCGGGTGGAGCGCCCGTCCAAGCCCATCAAAAACAAGGGTTCATTTGCCCAGCCCTCGATGGAATTGCGGCAGTGCCTGGTGAAGCTGCAATCGCAATCCGTCCTCTTCACCCCCCTGCCCGACCAGAATTTCGGCGGCGGATGCAGCGCGAGGGGCAGCGTCAAGCTGATCGACATCGGCGTGCCCGCGACCAATCTGGGGGCGATGACCTGCAATCTGGCCGCCAACTTCGCGGCATGGACGCGATATGGGGTGCAGCCTGCGGCGCGGCTGATTTTGGGTGCGGAGATCGAAAGGATCGAGACGTTCGGCACCTATAATTGCCGGCCGATCGCGGGCAGCGGCAAGCTGTCCGAACATGCGCTCAGCAATGCGGTGGACGTATCCGCATTCGTCCTGTCGGACGGGCGGCGGATCACGATCGAGCAGGGGTGGAATGGCGACCGGCCGACCCGGCAATTTTTGGAGATCGTCCGGGCCAGCGCCTGCAAGCGGTTCCGCACTGTGTTGAGCCCCGACTATAATGACGCGCACCGCGACCATTTTCATTTCGACATGGGCGGGTCTGGCGGTTTTTGCCGCTAG
- a CDS encoding phosphoserine transaminase: MTDVTAADATLAPTAAKPATKPARPFFSSGPCAKPPGWSAAALATDSLGRSHRSKIGKNRLAYCIDLMRELLNLPDTHRIGIVPGSDTGAFEMAMWTMLGARPVTTLAWESFGEGWVTDAAKQLKLDPTVIRADYGQLPDLSTVDFSNDVLFTWNGTTSGVRVPNADWIPADREGLTFADATSAVFAYPIDWAKIDVATFSWQKVLGGEGGHGVLILGPRAVERLETYTPAWPLPKVFRLVSKGKLAEGVFKGETINTPSMLAVEDAIFALEWGKSIGGAQGLIARSNANAAALDKLVQERDWFGHLAADPASRSTTSVCLTVEGADEAFIKSFAALLEKEGAAFDVAGYRDAPAGLRIWCGATVDTADIEALGPWLDWAYATAKAA, from the coding sequence ATGACTGATGTTACTGCCGCCGACGCCACTCTTGCGCCCACCGCGGCCAAGCCCGCCACCAAGCCGGCGCGTCCCTTCTTTTCTTCCGGTCCCTGCGCCAAGCCTCCGGGCTGGAGCGCCGCTGCGCTCGCTACGGATTCGCTGGGCCGCTCGCACCGTTCGAAAATCGGCAAGAACCGCCTCGCTTATTGCATCGACCTGATGCGCGAGCTGCTGAACCTGCCCGACACTCACCGCATCGGCATCGTGCCCGGTTCGGATACCGGCGCTTTCGAAATGGCGATGTGGACGATGCTGGGCGCCCGCCCGGTGACGACGCTGGCCTGGGAAAGCTTCGGCGAAGGCTGGGTGACGGACGCCGCCAAGCAGCTGAAGCTCGACCCCACCGTCATTCGCGCCGACTATGGCCAGCTGCCCGACCTTTCCACCGTCGATTTCAGCAATGACGTCCTCTTCACCTGGAACGGCACGACCTCGGGCGTGCGGGTGCCGAACGCGGACTGGATCCCGGCGGATCGCGAAGGCCTGACCTTCGCCGACGCCACCAGCGCGGTGTTCGCTTATCCGATCGATTGGGCGAAGATCGACGTCGCCACCTTCTCCTGGCAGAAGGTGCTGGGCGGCGAGGGCGGTCATGGCGTTCTGATCCTCGGTCCCCGCGCCGTCGAACGCCTCGAAACCTACACACCCGCCTGGCCGCTGCCCAAGGTGTTTCGCCTCGTGTCGAAGGGCAAGCTCGCCGAGGGCGTGTTCAAGGGCGAGACGATCAACACGCCCTCCATGCTGGCTGTCGAAGACGCAATCTTCGCGCTGGAATGGGGCAAGTCGATCGGCGGTGCGCAGGGCCTCATCGCCCGCAGCAACGCCAACGCCGCCGCGCTCGACAAGCTGGTTCAGGAACGCGACTGGTTCGGCCATCTCGCCGCCGACCCTGCTTCGCGCTCGACCACCAGCGTCTGCCTGACGGTCGAAGGGGCGGACGAAGCCTTCATCAAGAGCTTCGCGGCCCTGCTGGAAAAGGAAGGCGCTGCCTTTGACGTCGCGGGTTATCGCGACGCTCCGGCTGGCCTGCGCATCTGGTGCGGCGCGACCGTGGACACGGCCGATATCGAAGCGCTGGGTCCGTGGCTCGACTGGGCCTACGCCACCGCCAAGGCTGCCTGA
- the serA gene encoding phosphoglycerate dehydrogenase — MPKVLISDKMDPRAAAIFRDRGVEVDEITGKTPEELKAIIGQYDGLAIRSSTKVTKEILDAATNLKVIGRAGIGVDNVDIPAASAKGVVVMNTPFGNSITTAEHAIALMFALARQLPEANAQTQQGLWPKNGFMGVEVTGKTLGLIGAGNIGSIVASRALGLKMKVVAFDPFLTPERAVEMGVEKADLDTLLAKADFITLHTPLTDQTRNILSRENLAKTKKGVRIINCARGGLVDEAALKEAMDSGHVAGAALDVFVQEPAKESPLFGTPNFICTPHLGASTDEAQVNVALQVAEQLSDYLLDGGITNALNVPSLSAEEAPKLKPYMALAEELGSLVGQLEGDHVQGVSVEVEGHAAELNQKPITAAVLAGLMRVYSDTVNMVNAPFLAKERGLDVREVRHDREGDYQTLVRVTVKTESGDKSVAGTLFGHGSPRLVELFGIKVEADLEGHMLYIVNQDAPGFIGRLGSTLGEANVNIGTFHLGRRNQGGEAVLLLSVDGAVSQEVLNDICKLAGVKTVKLLRFA, encoded by the coding sequence ATGCCCAAGGTACTTATTTCCGACAAGATGGACCCCCGGGCCGCCGCGATCTTCCGCGACCGTGGCGTCGAGGTCGATGAAATCACCGGCAAGACCCCCGAAGAGCTGAAGGCCATCATCGGCCAATATGACGGCCTCGCCATCCGCAGTTCGACCAAGGTCACCAAGGAAATCCTGGACGCCGCCACCAACCTGAAGGTCATTGGCCGCGCCGGCATCGGCGTCGACAATGTCGATATTCCGGCAGCCTCGGCCAAGGGCGTGGTGGTGATGAACACCCCGTTCGGCAACTCCATCACCACCGCCGAACATGCCATCGCGCTGATGTTCGCGCTGGCCCGCCAGCTGCCCGAAGCCAACGCCCAGACCCAGCAGGGCCTGTGGCCCAAGAACGGCTTCATGGGCGTGGAAGTCACCGGCAAGACGCTGGGCCTGATCGGCGCGGGCAATATCGGTTCGATCGTCGCCAGCCGCGCGCTCGGCCTGAAGATGAAGGTCGTCGCCTTCGATCCTTTCCTGACCCCGGAACGCGCCGTCGAAATGGGCGTGGAAAAGGCCGATCTCGACACGCTGCTGGCGAAGGCCGACTTCATCACGCTGCACACGCCGCTGACCGACCAGACCCGCAACATCCTGAGCCGTGAAAACCTCGCCAAGACCAAGAAGGGCGTGCGCATCATCAACTGCGCGCGTGGCGGACTGGTCGATGAGGCCGCGCTCAAGGAAGCGATGGATTCGGGCCATGTCGCTGGCGCCGCGCTCGATGTGTTCGTGCAGGAACCGGCCAAGGAATCGCCCCTGTTCGGCACGCCCAACTTCATCTGCACTCCGCATCTGGGCGCATCGACCGACGAAGCACAGGTGAACGTCGCGCTTCAGGTCGCCGAACAGCTCAGCGACTATCTGCTCGATGGTGGCATCACCAACGCGCTGAACGTGCCGTCCCTGTCGGCGGAGGAAGCGCCCAAGCTCAAGCCATACATGGCGCTGGCCGAAGAACTGGGCAGCCTGGTTGGGCAGCTTGAGGGCGACCATGTGCAGGGCGTCTCGGTCGAGGTTGAGGGCCATGCCGCCGAACTCAACCAGAAGCCGATCACCGCTGCGGTGCTCGCTGGCTTGATGCGCGTCTATTCGGACACGGTGAACATGGTCAACGCGCCTTTCCTGGCAAAGGAACGCGGCCTTGACGTGCGCGAAGTGCGTCACGACCGCGAAGGCGACTATCAGACCCTCGTCCGCGTCACGGTAAAGACCGAGAGCGGCGACAAGTCGGTTGCCGGCACGCTGTTCGGCCATGGCAGCCCCCGTCTGGTCGAGCTGTTCGGCATCAAGGTCGAAGCCGATCTGGAAGGCCACATGCTCTACATCGTCAACCAGGACGCGCCCGGCTTCATTGGCCGCCTCGGCTCGACGCTGGGCGAGGCGAACGTCAACATCGGCACCTTCCACCTTGGCCGCCGCAACCAGGGCGGTGAAGCCGTGCTGCTGCTCTCGGTCGATGGCGCCGTGAGCCAGGAAGTGCTGAACGACATCTGCAAGCTCGCAGGCGTCAAGACGGTAAAGCTGCTGCGCTTTGCGTAA
- the pdxH gene encoding pyridoxamine 5'-phosphate oxidase, which produces MTDPFTLFNQWYGEARQSEINDSNAMALATADARGRPSVRMVLLKGHGPDGFVFYTNFEGRKAGELLANPHAALLFHWKSMRRQIRIEGPVATVDDAAADAYFATRSRDSQLGAWASDQSRPLPSRDVFMARYADAVSRFEGGPVPRPPHWSGFRVVPDRIEFWQDREHRLHERRLFERDGEGWSEGMLYP; this is translated from the coding sequence ATGACCGACCCATTCACCCTGTTCAACCAATGGTATGGCGAAGCGCGCCAGAGCGAGATCAACGACAGCAACGCGATGGCGTTGGCCACCGCCGATGCGCGCGGGCGGCCTTCGGTGCGGATGGTGCTGCTGAAAGGACATGGGCCGGACGGCTTTGTCTTCTACACCAATTTCGAAGGGCGAAAGGCCGGCGAACTGCTGGCCAATCCGCATGCGGCGCTGCTGTTCCACTGGAAATCCATGCGGCGGCAGATCCGGATCGAAGGGCCGGTGGCGACCGTCGATGACGCCGCCGCCGATGCCTATTTCGCGACCCGCAGCCGGGACAGCCAGCTAGGCGCATGGGCGTCCGACCAGTCCCGGCCCCTGCCCTCGCGCGATGTTTTCATGGCGCGCTATGCCGATGCGGTAAGCCGGTTCGAAGGCGGCCCGGTGCCGCGCCCGCCGCACTGGTCGGGCTTTCGCGTGGTGCCGGACCGGATCGAATTCTGGCAGGATCGCGAGCATCGGCTGCATGAACGGCGGCTGTTCGAACGTGACGGCGAGGGATGGAGCGAGGGGATGCTTTATCCCTGA
- a CDS encoding endonuclease domain-containing protein, whose product MRLDPTLKERARQMRANPTPAEHKLWLTLRANCFENQQFTRQTVITPYIVDFVSKAAKLIIEVDGDTHSAKDRYDARRTEFLESLGYRVIRFGNPDVTGNIEGVLSVIAQALRVPPLPSPLPKGRGSKG is encoded by the coding sequence TTGCGCCTGGACCCGACGCTCAAGGAACGCGCGCGGCAAATGCGCGCCAACCCCACCCCCGCCGAACACAAACTCTGGCTAACCCTGCGCGCCAACTGCTTCGAAAACCAGCAATTCACCCGCCAGACGGTCATTACGCCTTATATTGTCGATTTCGTATCGAAGGCCGCAAAGCTCATCATTGAAGTCGACGGGGATACACATTCCGCCAAAGATCGCTATGACGCGCGACGAACAGAATTTCTGGAATCGCTGGGGTATCGCGTGATCCGTTTTGGCAATCCCGATGTGACGGGGAATATTGAGGGCGTCCTGAGTGTGATTGCGCAGGCGTTGCGCGTTCCCCCTCTCCCCAGCCCTCTCCCCAAGGGGAGAGGGAGTAAAGGATGA
- a CDS encoding ATP phosphoribosyltransferase regulatory subunit → MTMIPPGLLPEGLSDRLPPQAEASARLARRVLDTVAAHGYERVMPPLAEFEDTLVGRLKSMRAQDLVRAVDPVSQRSLALRPDMTAQVGRIAATRLASATRPLRLSYAGPVIRLRANQLRPERERLQVGAELIGSDSTAAAVEIVNVAIEALQAAGVTGLTIDFTLPDLIDSLAAGPLPLEPSEIEAVRAELDGKDAGALAAISPAAAAYLPLMEATGPFHPAMEKLEALNAQLGGAIDSRIAGLRAIAKPIGWDITLTLDPTERHGFEYQNWFGFSIFADGFIGEIGRGGSYAITRADGSDEPAMGFSLYPDPLIDAGFGAESPRRLFLPLHHDESRAAQLRGEGWHTVAALTPQENGEALRCTHWLDGDTPRAY, encoded by the coding sequence ATGACCATGATCCCCCCCGGCCTCCTTCCTGAAGGGCTCTCCGACCGCCTGCCGCCGCAGGCCGAGGCCTCCGCGCGTCTGGCGCGGCGCGTGCTCGATACGGTCGCCGCGCATGGCTATGAACGCGTCATGCCGCCGCTCGCGGAGTTTGAGGATACGCTGGTCGGCCGCCTCAAATCCATGCGCGCGCAGGATCTCGTCCGCGCCGTCGATCCGGTGTCGCAGCGCAGCCTCGCGCTCCGTCCCGACATGACCGCGCAGGTGGGCCGCATCGCCGCCACTCGCCTCGCCAGCGCCACGCGTCCCCTGCGCCTGTCCTATGCAGGCCCCGTGATCCGCCTGCGCGCCAATCAGCTCCGGCCGGAACGGGAGCGTTTGCAGGTCGGCGCGGAACTGATCGGCAGCGACAGCACCGCCGCCGCCGTCGAAATCGTCAATGTCGCGATTGAGGCGTTGCAGGCCGCGGGCGTCACCGGCCTGACGATCGACTTCACGCTGCCTGACCTGATCGACAGCCTGGCCGCCGGTCCGCTTCCTCTGGAGCCATCGGAGATTGAGGCCGTCCGCGCCGAACTGGATGGCAAGGATGCCGGTGCGCTCGCCGCGATCAGCCCGGCTGCGGCGGCCTATCTCCCGCTGATGGAGGCCACCGGCCCCTTCCACCCCGCGATGGAAAAGCTGGAGGCCCTGAACGCCCAACTGGGCGGCGCGATCGACAGCCGAATCGCTGGCCTGCGCGCCATCGCCAAACCGATCGGATGGGACATCACGCTGACGCTCGATCCCACCGAGCGGCACGGCTTTGAATATCAGAACTGGTTCGGCTTCTCGATCTTCGCGGACGGTTTCATTGGTGAAATCGGCCGGGGGGGCAGCTACGCCATCACGCGCGCGGATGGTTCGGACGAACCGGCCATGGGCTTTTCCCTCTATCCCGACCCGCTGATCGACGCGGGCTTCGGCGCGGAAAGCCCCAGGCGCCTGTTTCTCCCGCTCCACCATGACGAAAGTCGCGCCGCGCAACTTCGCGGGGAAGGATGGCACACCGTCGCCGCGCTCACGCCCCAGGAAAATGGCGAGGCGTTGCGCTGCACGCACTGGCTGGACGGCGACACTCCACGCGCCTACTAG
- a CDS encoding dicarboxylate/amino acid:cation symporter: MRNRLTAFILTGMVLGVITGFAANLWVGGDKVLAKDVAGYFHLLADIFLHLIKMIIAPLVFSTLVAGIAHMGDSAALGRIGGRALAWFIIASLISLTLGLMFVNFFAPGEGLNLVRSGADSGVNTEALNFRDFVLHVFPTSMVGAMAENSILQIVVFSLFVGVALTAIGEKGKPIVTVIEAMVELMLQVTGYVMRVAPFAVFGALAAAITTQGLGVLKTFGELVGEFYLSLFALWILLCCAGAVFLGRRMIKLLKYVREPLLIAFSTASSEAAYPKMLEQLDRFGVPRRIYSFVLPLGYSFNLDGSMMYSTFATIFIAQAYGIDLPIATQITILLVLMVTSKGIAAVPRASLVVVAATLGQFDLPVEGIAFILAVDHFMDMGRTATNVLGNAIATSVITKWEGMLEVEEPDYVPHPKAPTHTAAHGRAGLELASDMVEDKPHG, from the coding sequence ATGCGAAATCGACTGACGGCTTTCATCCTGACCGGCATGGTGCTGGGGGTGATTACGGGTTTCGCGGCCAATCTGTGGGTCGGCGGTGACAAGGTGCTGGCGAAGGATGTGGCGGGTTATTTCCACCTGCTGGCCGACATCTTCCTGCATCTGATCAAGATGATCATCGCGCCGCTGGTCTTTTCCACGCTGGTCGCGGGCATCGCGCATATGGGGGACAGCGCGGCGCTGGGGCGGATCGGCGGGCGGGCGCTGGCCTGGTTCATTATCGCCAGCCTGATTTCCCTGACGCTGGGCCTGATGTTCGTCAATTTCTTCGCGCCCGGCGAGGGATTGAACCTGGTGCGCAGCGGTGCGGATTCGGGCGTGAATACCGAAGCGCTGAATTTCAGGGATTTCGTCCTGCACGTATTCCCCACCTCCATGGTCGGGGCGATGGCGGAAAACTCCATCCTGCAGATCGTGGTATTCTCGCTGTTCGTGGGCGTCGCGCTGACGGCGATAGGCGAGAAGGGCAAGCCCATCGTCACGGTGATCGAGGCGATGGTCGAGCTGATGCTGCAGGTCACCGGCTATGTCATGCGCGTGGCGCCATTCGCCGTGTTCGGCGCGCTGGCGGCGGCAATCACGACCCAGGGGCTGGGCGTGCTGAAGACTTTCGGGGAGCTGGTGGGCGAATTCTACCTGTCGCTGTTCGCGCTGTGGATATTGCTGTGCTGCGCGGGAGCGGTTTTCCTGGGGCGGCGGATGATCAAGCTGCTCAAATATGTGCGCGAGCCGTTGCTGATCGCCTTTTCCACCGCATCGTCCGAAGCGGCCTATCCCAAGATGCTGGAGCAACTCGACAGGTTCGGCGTGCCACGGCGCATCTACAGCTTCGTGCTGCCGCTCGGCTATTCGTTCAACCTCGACGGTTCGATGATGTATTCGACCTTCGCGACGATCTTCATCGCGCAGGCCTATGGCATCGACCTGCCGATCGCGACGCAGATCACCATCCTGCTGGTGCTGATGGTGACCAGCAAGGGCATCGCCGCCGTGCCCCGCGCCTCGCTGGTCGTCGTCGCGGCGACGCTGGGCCAGTTCGACCTGCCGGTGGAAGGCATCGCGTTCATCCTGGCCGTCGATCATTTCATGGACATGGGGCGCACCGCGACCAACGTGCTGGGCAACGCCATCGCAACGTCCGTCATCACCAAATGGGAAGGCATGCTGGAGGTCGAGGAGCCTGACTATGTTCCGCATCCCAAGGCGCCGACGCATACGGCCGCGCATGGCCGTGCCGGGTTGGAACTGGCAAGCGACATGGTGGAGGACAAGCCGCACGGCTGA
- a CDS encoding dicarboxylate/amino acid:cation symporter: protein MLAGFLAGLILGLIVHAGARDAAWVDFATTYVTEPVGQIFLRLLFMLVIPLLVSALIVGIAEMGEIRSLQRVGLKTLAYTLIVSGIAVAISLALVNWLRPGEGVDPAQARAMLDHAGEGARAILARGGETPRGVDALLAMVPDNIIRAMANNDILAVMVFALFFGIGMVLVRNERTRVLLTAVEGLFEVTMRLMGLVIRIAPIAIACFMFNLAAQFGWELLERLSAYAGVVLLALGLQMFGVYSLMLALIARRSPLRFFASAQEAMVMAFATASSNATLPTAIMVAEERLHLPRRISRFVLTIGATANQNGTAMFEGITVLFLAQFFGIELDWAQQITVMLVCILGGVGTAGVPAGSLPVVAMILGMVGVPPEGIGLVLGVDRFLDMCRTTLNVTGDLVAATVISAGEDQEWEEAA from the coding sequence ATGCTGGCCGGCTTTCTTGCCGGGTTGATCCTGGGCCTTATCGTCCACGCAGGCGCACGGGATGCGGCGTGGGTCGATTTCGCCACCACCTATGTAACCGAGCCGGTGGGCCAGATTTTCCTGCGGCTGCTGTTCATGCTGGTGATCCCGCTGCTGGTTTCGGCGCTGATCGTCGGCATTGCCGAGATGGGCGAGATCCGATCGCTGCAAAGGGTTGGCCTGAAAACGCTGGCCTATACCTTGATCGTGTCTGGCATCGCGGTGGCCATCAGTCTCGCGCTGGTCAATTGGCTGCGTCCCGGCGAGGGCGTTGATCCGGCTCAGGCGCGCGCAATGCTGGACCATGCGGGGGAGGGCGCGCGCGCGATTCTGGCGCGCGGCGGCGAGACCCCCAGGGGCGTGGACGCGCTGCTGGCGATGGTGCCGGACAACATCATCCGGGCGATGGCAAATAATGACATTCTGGCCGTCATGGTCTTCGCGCTGTTCTTTGGCATCGGCATGGTGCTGGTTCGCAACGAACGGACGCGCGTGCTGCTGACGGCCGTCGAAGGGCTGTTCGAGGTGACCATGCGGCTGATGGGGCTGGTCATCCGCATCGCGCCGATCGCCATCGCCTGCTTCATGTTCAACCTTGCCGCGCAGTTCGGGTGGGAATTGCTGGAACGGCTGTCGGCCTATGCCGGCGTGGTGCTGCTGGCGCTGGGGCTGCAAATGTTCGGCGTCTATTCGCTGATGCTCGCCCTGATCGCGCGGCGATCGCCGCTGCGTTTCTTCGCCAGCGCGCAGGAAGCGATGGTCATGGCCTTCGCCACGGCGTCGTCAAACGCCACACTGCCCACGGCGATCATGGTGGCCGAGGAGCGGCTGCACCTGCCCCGTCGCATTTCGCGATTCGTGCTGACCATCGGGGCCACCGCCAATCAGAATGGGACCGCGATGTTCGAGGGGATAACCGTCCTCTTCCTCGCGCAGTTTTTCGGCATAGAGTTGGATTGGGCGCAGCAGATCACGGTGATGCTGGTGTGCATTTTGGGCGGCGTGGGCACGGCCGGGGTTCCGGCGGGATCGCTGCCGGTGGTCGCGATGATCCTGGGCATGGTCGGCGTGCCGCCAGAAGGCATCGGACTGGTGCTGGGGGTCGATCGCTTCCTGGACATGTGCCGCACGACGCTGAACGTCACCGGCGATCTGGTGGCTGCGACGGTGATTTCGGCGGGAGAGGATCAGGAGTGGGAAGAGGCCGCTTGA